The genomic DNA ATATTGGTCGTAAACTCCTTCTTAAGTCATAGTTACaggtgaaaatgaaataaaacctTGCATATGCCAGGTTTTGCAAAAATTATGTATAAAGTCAATAATCTgagcatttaaatattttttcttttgcgAACTCAACACAAAATCGCTTATGGAAAGTTCTTActcattgacaaaaatattaacatATTGGTAACTGTTTTCAGATGTGAAATATGATCACTCACGAAATGGAAGTTTTGCGTGTGCGGTTTTGTCACACGGTAAAGAAGAAGGAATCGTCTACGCTTATGATTATGCATATAACGTGAAATCACTATATGAACCATTCCGAGATTGCATGTCATTAGTTGGAAAACCAAAGCTTTTCTTTGTACAGGTATGAACATGTAAAATAGCTTTGTTTTGTTATTCGTTTGGTATTACGTCAGTTATTAAAACTGAGGCCTGGAAAAATGGTTTAAAACCTGACGACGTCCAGGACTACggttaaaaatttagtaacatcTATGCTAAACAAACTATAACTCTGTCTCTGGTGAGTGTTATAATACTACATATTTTGTAGAAACTGATataagaaatatttgaaatatagaattgttttgaaatttataaactataagttttttttatttttctaacaatGACTGAACACCAAAAACGTTGATAAATTAATTAGGTCTATAGCTTTTCAATAAAGTCACTGTTGCAAATCTTCCAATGAAATTTACGGTTCgctcattttttaaaaactatagtcatatTGCAGGCATGTCGGGGTACAAAACTTCAAGACGGCAATAGAAAAGATGCCGCAGACGCTGGGCCTGACGGCGTAATGACAATTCCACGGGAAGCTGATTTTTTGATCGCATATTCCACGATAGAAGGTGAAGAAttcagacaaaaaaaataataaatcacaacaaatatatatacatctttTACTTTGGTGTATACGTTTACTTCGTATATTTACCTAACATTGCTCACAGACAAATTCACATTTCAGGTTACTATTCATGGAGGAACCCAATGACTGGTTCATGGTTTATTCAAAGCTTGATTAAGTGCGTGGAAAATTTTTCACACAAATGGGATTTGTTGAAAGTATGTTAGCGATTGAATTTGTTTAAGTTGTTTATGgtaatcaatttttaatattttctaaatCACTCTTTTTGATCagaaacataaataaatatcaaaataaaatcggTGACCAATCCAGCTAAAACTCAACTACTGTGGCCCGGTTGTGAAATATTGGGATGGTGACGTGGTTTCAATCAAAGAATGAACTCAATACGTAGTAACATTTTTAGATCCTCACTCGCGTAAACAAAGAAGTTTGTTGCAAAGAATCCAATCCTGACCTATACGAAATGAAAGGCAAAAAGCAATGTCCTTCGATTGTTTGTCAACTGACTGCCCAACTCTATTTCAAGGCAAAGAACGATGATGTTACCGACGCTAAAATTCCAGTGCAGGTTTGCATTAGTTTGACGGTAATACTAAGAATTAAACGAATTTGTAAGTGCACACTGCACACTCAAGTTTTTTCAAGAAGTTGGGAAGTGCTGTGGAATTCACTGCCTCAATTGATTATATTAACATCAGTTGTTAGCATTTCGGCGTTTGTTTGTG from Styela clava chromosome 12, kaStyClav1.hap1.2, whole genome shotgun sequence includes the following:
- the LOC120329950 gene encoding caspase-3-like; amino-acid sequence: MDERTIPGDVPPARQNYSNKERSKWRVDSGQCISDTVDAGFDANEDDDIYDMRQKEMGIFLVFSHEVFDPDLALSKREGTVTDEKGLEEVFGEIGFEVIIKRNFGIKEIEKTIDEYVKYDHSRNGSFACAVLSHGKEEGIVYAYDYAYNVKSLYEPFRDCMSLVGKPKLFFVQACRGTKLQDGNRKDAADAGPDGVMTIPREADFLIAYSTIEGYYSWRNPMTGSWFIQSLIKCVENFSHKWDLLKILTRVNKEVCCKESNPDLYEMKGKKQCPSIVCQLTAQLYFKAKNDDVTDAKIPVQASEVRPRIRSAASSGLNMKVQVTDDNVFSEMEYYRLKLESLEIKERLIAMKKNLFQEKIQKTSYD